One segment of Andreesenia angusta DNA contains the following:
- a CDS encoding formate--tetrahydrofolate ligase has product IRGLELAAGAGFIVALTGDIMRMPGLPKVPAAERMDVLESGEIVGLF; this is encoded by the coding sequence CAATAAGAGGACTAGAGCTTGCAGCAGGAGCAGGATTCATAGTAGCTCTTACAGGAGACATAATGAGAATGCCAGGACTTCCAAAGGTACCAGCAGCGGAGAGAATGGACGTACTTGAGTCTGGAGAGATAGTAGGACTATTCTAG